The proteins below are encoded in one region of Triticum aestivum cultivar Chinese Spring chromosome 1B, IWGSC CS RefSeq v2.1, whole genome shotgun sequence:
- the LOC100682514 gene encoding MLO-like protein 9, translated as MAGGEGAEGARALDQTPTWAVVAVCAVIVAVSILLEGILHHLGQWFSKRKKKALFDALEKVKSELMTLGFISLLLTVTARYISRICIPAGAAHTMLPCKLSRSSEHGEGHGRRHLSEEPANFSCPKGMVSLVSTDGLHQLHIFVFFLAVFHVTFSAITMSLGRAKTRIWKEWEKDTSSITYEFSADPSKFRLTHQTSFVRQHASCWSKSTIMLYVVSFFRQFFRSVRRTDYLTLRHGFIAAHLSPGTRFNFQKYIKRSLQDDFKTVVGISPPLWASALAVMLFNVHGWHNLFWFSTIPLVVILAIGTKLQAIIARMAVEITEKHTVIQGMPVVKLSDEHFWFGKPHMVLHLIHFALFQNAFEITYFFWIWYEFGLRSCFHDNFEFIIARVCLGGVVQFVCSYITLPLHALVSQMGSSMKRTIFDEQTSKALKKWHKTVKKKQQQQQQQKGSSHASSETPTTDTPEAGRLSQCQFVAEAAPVANRHLHRYKTIAHVGATRALSDSDCSDTDAEAQTRYLIPPTKQRSLDSEVRVDVDAATPDHRDSFSFQKPPPAQNAMEK; from the exons atggccggcggcgaaggcgCGGAGGGGGCGCGGGCGCTGGACCAGACGCCGACGTGGGCCGTGGTCGCCGTCtgcgccgtcatcgtcgccgtctcCATCCTCCTCGAGGGCATCCTCCACCACCTCGGCCAG TGGttcagcaagaggaagaagaaggcgctgTTCGACGCCCTGGAGAAGGTTAAATCCG AGCTCATGACTCTGGGCTTCATCTCGCTGCTGCTGACTGTCACGGCGAGGTACATATCGCGCATCTGCATCCCGGCGGGGGCCGCCCACACCATGCTGCCCTGCAAGCTCTCCAGGAGCTCGGAACACGGAGAGGGCCACGGCCGACGGCACCTGTCTGAAGAGCCGGCCAACTTCTCATGCCCCAAA GGTATGGTGTCACTCGTTTCAACCGATGGGTTACACCAGCTACATATCTTTGTGTTCTTCCTGGCTGTCTTCCATGTAACGTTCAGCGCTATTACAATGTCCCTGGGCAGAGCAAAG ACTCGGATATGGAAGGAGTGGGAAAAGGACACTTCCTCCATCACCTATGAATTTTCAGCCG ACCCATCGAAATTCCGGCTCACTCACCAGACTTCTTTCGTGAGGCAGCACGCAAGCTGTTGGAGCAAAAGCACAATTATGCTCTATGTC GTGAGCTTCTTTAGGCAGTTTTTCAGATCTGTTCGGAGGACAGACTACCTGACTTTGCGGCACGGATTCATTGCT GCTCATTTATCCCCAGGGACTAGGTTCAATTTTCAAAAGTACATCAAGAGATCTTTGCAGGATGATTTCAAGACAGTTGTCGGCATTAG TCCACCTTTATGGGCCTCTGCTCTGGCTGTTATGCTCTTCAATGTTCATG GGTGGCATAACTTGTTCTGGTTCTCCACAATTCCCCTTGTA GTGATTTTAGCTATTGGAACAAAGCTGCAAGCTATAATTGCAAGGATGGCTGTTGAAATTACAGAAAAGCACACAGTTATTCAAGGAATGCCAGTGGTGAAACTCAGCGATGAACATTTTTGGTTCGGAAAGCCTCATATGGTTCTTCACCTTATCCATTTTGCATTATTCCAG AATGCATTTGAAATTACTTATTTCTTCTGGATTTGG TACGAATTCGGCTTGAGGTCCTGCTTCCATGACAACTTTGAGTTTATCATTGCAAGAGTCTGCCTCGG GGGTGTCGTCCAATTTGTGTGCAGCTATATCACGCTTCCACTCCATGCCCTTGTATCTCAG ATGGGATCTTCGATGAAGAGAACCATCTTCGACGAGCAGACGTCGAAGGCCCTGAAGAAGTGGCACAAGAcggtgaagaagaagcagcagcagcaacagcagcagaagGGGTCATCGCATGCCTCCTCAGAGACGCCAACCACGGACACGCCCGAGGCAGGCCGGCTTAGCCAGTGCCAGTTCGTCGCCGAGGCGGCGCCGGTGGCAAACCGGCACCTCCACCGCTACAAGACCATAGCGCACGTCGGCGCCACCAGGGCGCTCTCCGACTCGGACTGCTCCGACACGGATGCCGAGGCGCAGACGAGGTACCTGATCCCGCCCACGAAGCAGAGGAGCCTGGACTCGGAGGTCCGTGTGGACGTGGACGCGGCGACGCCGGATCACCGTGATAGTTTCTCCTTTCAGAAGCCGCCGCCTGCTCAGAATGCGATGGAGAAATGA